One stretch of Micromonospora echinospora DNA includes these proteins:
- a CDS encoding GMC family oxidoreductase produces the protein MEEFDYVIVGAGAAGCVLANRLTEDPGTRVLLLEAGGWDRSPYVRVPKAFSRLMDDERTAWHYPAGTGPGREEIWQRGRMIGGSTSVNGMIWSRGAARDWDALDPLGWGWSAMRQVFTRLEDHPLGPAPHRGVGGPVRLSIATATDPLAEEMVATGAELGWRRADDLDADDDERIGYPTATIHDGRRVSAADAFLHPVRRRPNLTVEVGAVVLRVLVEGGRAVGVRMARDGREVERRAAAEVILAAGALATPHLLQVSGIGPADTLRAAGVPVLLDRPRVGAGLREHRSMVLQYRLAEPGGHNMTIGSPFGQARAALRWLLTRGGPLALPVLDVAAHVKSRPDLDRPDAHLLMAPFSAAPPRPGKALELEREPGLMCLGTVTRPDSEGSLAITDADPRTPPAIVANYLTTEHDRRVAADLFRRMREFFGTGPIAKRIKAETVPGPAVRTDAEIVEAAVARGYCGYHAIGTCAMGDGDDHVVDPRLRVRGVDGLRVVDASVLPVMVAGWTSAPVSALAWRAADVITGRDAN, from the coding sequence GTGGAGGAGTTCGACTACGTCATCGTGGGGGCCGGCGCGGCGGGATGCGTGCTGGCCAACCGGCTCACCGAGGATCCGGGGACGCGGGTGCTGCTGCTGGAGGCGGGCGGCTGGGACCGCAGCCCGTACGTGCGGGTGCCGAAGGCGTTCTCCCGGCTGATGGACGACGAGCGCACCGCCTGGCACTACCCGGCCGGCACCGGGCCGGGCCGCGAGGAGATCTGGCAGCGCGGCCGGATGATCGGCGGCTCGACGTCGGTCAACGGCATGATCTGGAGCCGCGGCGCGGCCCGCGACTGGGACGCCCTCGACCCGCTGGGCTGGGGCTGGTCGGCCATGCGGCAGGTGTTCACGCGGCTGGAGGACCACCCGCTGGGTCCCGCGCCGCACCGGGGCGTGGGCGGCCCGGTGCGGCTGTCGATCGCCACCGCCACCGATCCCCTCGCCGAGGAGATGGTGGCCACCGGCGCCGAGCTGGGCTGGCGCCGGGCCGACGACCTGGACGCCGACGACGACGAGCGGATCGGCTACCCCACCGCGACCATCCACGACGGACGGCGGGTCAGCGCCGCCGACGCGTTCCTGCACCCGGTACGGCGCCGGCCCAACCTGACCGTCGAGGTCGGCGCCGTCGTGCTGCGGGTGCTCGTCGAGGGCGGCCGGGCGGTCGGCGTACGGATGGCGCGCGACGGCCGGGAGGTCGAGCGCCGGGCGGCCGCGGAGGTGATCCTCGCCGCGGGCGCCCTCGCGACCCCGCACCTGTTGCAGGTCTCCGGCATCGGACCGGCGGACACGCTGCGCGCCGCGGGCGTGCCGGTGCTGCTCGACCGGCCCCGGGTCGGCGCAGGGCTGCGCGAGCACCGGTCGATGGTGCTCCAGTACCGCCTCGCCGAGCCCGGCGGCCACAACATGACCATCGGCAGCCCGTTCGGGCAGGCCCGGGCGGCGCTGCGCTGGCTGCTCACCCGGGGCGGCCCGCTCGCCCTGCCGGTGCTCGACGTGGCGGCCCACGTCAAGTCCCGGCCCGACCTGGACCGCCCGGACGCGCACCTGCTGATGGCGCCGTTCTCCGCCGCGCCGCCGCGGCCCGGCAAGGCCCTCGAACTGGAACGGGAGCCGGGCCTGATGTGCCTGGGCACCGTCACCCGGCCGGACAGCGAGGGAAGCCTGGCGATCACCGACGCGGACCCACGTACGCCGCCGGCCATCGTGGCGAACTACCTCACCACTGAGCACGACCGGCGGGTGGCGGCGGACCTGTTCCGCCGGATGCGGGAGTTCTTCGGCACCGGGCCGATCGCGAAGCGGATCAAGGCCGAGACGGTGCCCGGCCCGGCGGTCCGCACCGACGCGGAGATCGTCGAGGCGGCGGTGGCGCGCGGCTACTGCGGTTACCACGCCATCGGCACCTGCGCGATGGGCGACGGCGACGACCACGTGGTCGACCCGCGGCTGCGGGTACGCGGCGTCGACGGGCTGCGGGTGGTCGACGCGTCGGTGCTGCCGGTGATGGTGGCGGGCTGGACCAGCGCCCCGGTGAGCGCGCTGGCCTGGCGGGCCGCCGACGTGATCACCGGGCGGGACGCGAACTGA
- a CDS encoding FAD-binding oxidoreductase encodes MTSAPDLPRATGLLREALGARLLTPADPGFPAAVRLWNGAPAGTPALVARCQDADEVALAVRVAGRCRLPLSVRGGGHDWAGRALRDGGLVVDLTGMRQVDIGPGASTVTVGGGATAADAIAALRPYDRVVVTGVVRAVGLAGLTMAGGYGPLCGRHGLALDNLLGAEVVLADGRRVTADPEHEPELYWALRGGGGNFGVVTALRLRTHPLAAALAGMLLFPAAQATAVLRGYGQAVRDAPDELTVMAGFLPGPAGEPVVFLAPVFTGDDAAAGQAAVDRLRALGTPVVDQVAPLAYEDVLRLFDGGMADGNHYLLRTRWLARVDEPVVAALTAAAGAVSSPFSAIALHHFHGAASRVPVQRTAFGLRADHLLAEIIAVWTPGGDPAPHRAWAEHTSAALAPHALPGGYPNLLAPEETDRVRLAYGSNWERLRRAKRRYDPRGMFSAVPTLPPAGPPGPRHGEGGRQPREHPAGT; translated from the coding sequence ATGACCTCCGCCCCGGACCTGCCCCGCGCCACCGGCCTGCTCCGCGAGGCGCTCGGCGCCCGCCTGCTCACCCCCGCCGACCCGGGCTTCCCGGCCGCCGTCCGGCTCTGGAACGGCGCCCCGGCCGGCACGCCCGCGCTCGTCGCCCGGTGCCAGGACGCCGACGAGGTCGCGCTCGCGGTCCGCGTCGCCGGGCGCTGCCGGCTGCCGCTGTCGGTGCGCGGCGGCGGCCACGACTGGGCCGGCCGTGCGCTGCGCGACGGCGGCCTGGTCGTCGACCTCACCGGTATGCGCCAGGTCGACATCGGCCCCGGCGCGTCGACTGTCACAGTGGGCGGCGGGGCGACGGCCGCCGACGCGATCGCCGCCCTGCGGCCGTACGACCGGGTCGTGGTCACCGGCGTGGTGCGGGCGGTCGGGCTGGCCGGGCTGACCATGGCCGGCGGGTACGGCCCGCTCTGCGGCCGGCACGGGCTGGCGCTGGACAACCTGCTCGGCGCCGAGGTGGTGCTCGCCGACGGCCGGCGGGTCACCGCCGACCCGGAGCACGAGCCCGAGCTGTACTGGGCCCTGCGCGGCGGGGGCGGCAACTTCGGCGTGGTCACCGCGCTGCGCCTGCGTACCCACCCGCTGGCCGCCGCGCTCGCCGGCATGCTGCTGTTCCCGGCGGCCCAGGCGACGGCGGTGCTGCGCGGCTACGGGCAGGCCGTGCGGGACGCCCCGGACGAGCTGACCGTGATGGCCGGGTTCCTGCCCGGCCCGGCCGGGGAGCCGGTGGTGTTCCTCGCCCCGGTCTTCACCGGCGACGACGCGGCGGCGGGACAGGCCGCGGTGGACCGGCTGCGCGCGCTCGGCACCCCGGTCGTCGACCAGGTCGCCCCGCTGGCGTACGAGGACGTGCTGCGCCTGTTCGACGGCGGCATGGCCGACGGCAACCACTACCTGCTGCGTACCCGATGGCTGGCCCGGGTGGACGAGCCGGTGGTGGCGGCGCTGACCGCGGCGGCCGGCGCGGTCTCGTCGCCGTTCTCGGCGATCGCGCTGCACCACTTCCACGGCGCCGCGAGCCGGGTCCCGGTGCAGCGGACCGCGTTCGGGCTGCGCGCCGACCACCTGCTCGCCGAGATCATCGCGGTCTGGACGCCCGGCGGCGACCCGGCGCCGCACCGGGCGTGGGCCGAGCACACGAGCGCGGCCCTGGCCCCGCACGCGCTGCCCGGCGGCTACCCGAACCTGCTCGCGCCCGAGGAGACCGATCGGGTGCGCCTCGCGTACGGATCGAACTGGGAGCGGCTGCGCCGGGCCAAGCGCCGCTACGACCCGCGCGGGATGTTCTCGGCCGTGCCCACGCTGCCCCCGGCTGGTCCACCGGGGCCGCGCCACGGCGAGGGCGGGCGGCAACCGCGGGAGCACCCGGCCGGCACGTGA
- a CDS encoding cellulose binding domain-containing protein: MHLTTPRRRLALLAAASAVTLSAGALTTMTAAAAAAACRVDYRITNQWSGGFGADVTVTNLGDPVNGWTLGWSFAAGQQVVQAWNATVSQSGAQVSARDAGYNAALGTGGTANFGFNGSWNNTANPVPAAFTLNGTACTGAPSTTPPPSTPPPSTPPPSTPPPSTPPPTTPPPTDPPAGAKQMEKLDRGLVSVRSGSGNLVSWRLLGTETTGVSFNLYRGGTKVNASPITGATTYLDSGAAAGSAYTVRAVVNGAEQATSAPALQFANGYLDVPIQPPPGGTTPSGEGYSYSANDASVGDLDGDGRYEFVLKWDPSNAKDNSQSGYTGNVYVDAYTLTGARLWRIDLGRNIRAGAHYTQFQVYDYDGDGDAEVAMKTADGTRSGTGQVIGNGSADHRNSSGYVLAGPEYLTMFDGRTGAAASTVDYDPSRGTVSSWGDSYGNRVDRFLAGTAYLDGQRPSLIMARGYYTRAVVAAWDFRDGTLRKRWTFDSNASGNGAAAGQGNHQLSVADVDNDGRQEIVYGAATIDDNGRLLYSTGNGHGDALHVGDLDPSRSGLEVFKVDEDGSKPSSWMADARTGQILWQTAPNGDNGRGVSGDVWAGSPGAESWSSAVDGLLNTRGQNVGRKPSSANFLIWWDGDPVRELLDATKIDKYGTGGETRLLTGSGVASNNGTKSTPALSADLLGDWREEVVWRTSDSTALRIYSTPVTTGLRLPTLMHDPQYRVAVAWQNTAYNQPPHPGFALGDGMSTPPAPNIYLR, from the coding sequence GTGCACCTCACCACCCCACGCCGCCGGCTCGCGCTGCTCGCCGCGGCCTCGGCGGTCACCCTGTCGGCCGGCGCGCTCACCACGATGACCGCCGCGGCGGCGGCCGCCGCCTGCCGGGTCGACTACCGGATCACCAACCAGTGGAGCGGCGGCTTCGGCGCCGATGTGACAGTCACCAACCTCGGCGACCCGGTCAACGGCTGGACCCTCGGCTGGAGCTTCGCCGCCGGTCAGCAGGTCGTCCAGGCGTGGAACGCCACTGTCAGCCAGTCCGGCGCGCAGGTGAGCGCGCGCGACGCCGGCTACAACGCGGCGCTCGGCACCGGCGGCACCGCGAACTTCGGCTTCAACGGCTCGTGGAACAACACGGCGAACCCGGTACCGGCCGCGTTCACGCTCAACGGCACCGCCTGCACCGGCGCGCCGTCCACCACCCCGCCACCGTCGACTCCGCCACCGTCGACACCGCCGCCCAGCACCCCGCCGCCGTCGACACCACCGCCCACCACGCCACCGCCCACCGACCCGCCGGCCGGCGCCAAGCAGATGGAGAAGCTCGACCGAGGGCTGGTCAGCGTCCGCTCCGGCAGCGGGAACCTCGTCTCCTGGCGGCTGCTCGGCACCGAGACCACCGGCGTGTCGTTCAACCTCTACCGCGGCGGCACGAAGGTGAACGCCAGCCCGATCACCGGCGCCACCACGTACCTGGACAGCGGCGCGGCGGCCGGATCGGCGTACACCGTGCGGGCCGTGGTGAACGGCGCCGAGCAGGCGACGTCCGCCCCGGCGCTCCAGTTCGCCAACGGTTACCTGGACGTCCCGATCCAGCCGCCGCCCGGCGGCACCACCCCGTCCGGGGAGGGGTACAGCTACTCCGCCAACGACGCGAGCGTCGGTGACCTCGACGGCGACGGCCGCTACGAGTTCGTGCTCAAGTGGGACCCGTCGAACGCCAAGGACAACTCGCAGTCCGGCTACACCGGCAACGTCTACGTCGACGCGTACACGCTCACCGGCGCCCGGCTGTGGCGCATCGACCTGGGCCGCAACATCCGCGCCGGCGCCCACTACACCCAGTTCCAGGTGTACGACTACGACGGCGACGGGGACGCCGAGGTGGCCATGAAGACCGCCGACGGCACCCGCTCCGGCACCGGCCAGGTGATCGGCAACGGCTCGGCCGACCACCGCAACTCCAGCGGCTACGTGCTCGCCGGCCCGGAGTACCTGACCATGTTCGACGGCCGCACCGGCGCGGCGGCGTCCACTGTCGACTACGACCCGTCGCGCGGCACCGTCTCGTCCTGGGGCGACTCGTACGGCAACCGGGTCGACCGGTTCCTCGCCGGCACCGCGTACCTGGACGGGCAGCGCCCCTCGCTGATCATGGCGCGCGGCTACTACACCCGGGCCGTCGTCGCGGCCTGGGACTTCCGCGACGGCACGCTGCGCAAGCGCTGGACGTTCGACTCGAACGCCTCCGGCAACGGCGCCGCCGCCGGCCAGGGCAACCACCAGCTCTCCGTGGCCGACGTCGACAACGACGGCCGCCAGGAGATCGTGTACGGGGCCGCCACCATCGACGACAACGGCCGGCTGCTGTACTCCACCGGCAACGGCCACGGCGACGCGCTGCACGTCGGCGACCTCGACCCCTCCCGCTCCGGCCTGGAGGTGTTCAAGGTCGACGAGGACGGCAGCAAGCCCAGTTCCTGGATGGCCGACGCGCGTACCGGCCAGATCCTCTGGCAGACCGCGCCGAACGGCGACAACGGCCGCGGCGTCTCCGGCGACGTCTGGGCCGGCAGCCCGGGCGCAGAGTCGTGGTCGTCGGCGGTCGACGGGCTGCTGAACACCCGGGGGCAGAACGTCGGGCGCAAACCGTCGTCGGCGAACTTCCTGATCTGGTGGGACGGCGACCCGGTACGGGAACTGCTCGACGCCACGAAGATCGACAAGTACGGCACCGGCGGCGAGACCCGGCTGCTCACCGGCAGCGGCGTCGCGTCCAACAACGGCACCAAGTCCACCCCGGCCCTCTCGGCGGACCTGCTCGGCGACTGGCGCGAGGAGGTCGTCTGGCGCACCAGCGACAGCACCGCGCTACGGATCTACAGCACGCCGGTCACCACCGGCCTGCGGCTGCCGACGCTGATGCACGACCCGCAGTACCGGGTGGCAGTGGCCTGGCAGAACACCGCCTACAACCAGCCGCCGCACCCCGGCTTCGCCCTGGGCGACGGCATGAGCACCCCGCCCGCGCCGAACATCTACCTGCGCTGA
- the pyk gene encoding pyruvate kinase, which yields MGVTRRAKIVCTLGPATSSPERIRGLVEAGMNVARLNFSHGSHADHESVYRLVREAAEASGRPVAVLADLQGPKIRLGRFADGPHEWRTGDSVVITGDDVIGSKERVSCTYRKLPQEVKPGDRLLIDDGRVAVEVSDVTGNDIRCLVTEGGPVSNNKGVSLPNVAVSVPAMSDKDAEDLRFALGLGVDLVALSFVRSPEDIKLVHSIMDEEGVRRPVLAKVEKPEAVDHLEAIVLAFDGVMVARGDLGVELPLDQVPLVQKRAVQLCRENAKAVIVATQMLDSMIENSRPTRAEASDVANAVLDGADAVMLSGETSVGKYPVLTVSTMAKIITTTEAGSIAVPRLQHDPRTHGGALTVAASSIARAIGAKAMVAFSQTGDTVKRLARLHCDLPLLAFTPVPEVRNQLALSWGVETFLMPFVQHTDDMFRQVDQALLGLNRANPGDYVVIVAGSPPGTPGSTNTLRVHQLGSLVDAASARALQ from the coding sequence ATGGGCGTGACACGCCGCGCGAAGATCGTCTGTACTCTCGGCCCCGCCACCTCGTCCCCGGAGCGTATCCGAGGACTTGTCGAGGCGGGCATGAACGTGGCGAGGCTCAACTTCAGCCACGGCAGTCACGCCGACCACGAATCGGTCTACCGGCTGGTCCGGGAGGCCGCCGAGGCGTCCGGGCGTCCGGTCGCGGTGCTCGCCGACCTCCAGGGGCCCAAGATCCGGCTGGGCCGGTTCGCCGACGGTCCGCACGAGTGGCGCACCGGCGACTCGGTCGTGATCACCGGTGACGACGTCATCGGCTCGAAGGAGCGGGTCTCCTGCACCTACCGCAAGCTGCCGCAGGAGGTGAAGCCGGGCGACCGGCTGCTGATCGACGACGGCCGCGTCGCGGTCGAGGTCAGCGACGTCACCGGCAACGACATCCGGTGCCTGGTCACCGAGGGTGGCCCGGTCTCCAACAACAAGGGCGTCTCGCTGCCGAACGTGGCGGTCAGCGTCCCGGCCATGTCGGACAAGGACGCGGAGGACCTGCGCTTCGCCCTCGGCCTCGGTGTCGACCTGGTCGCGCTCTCGTTCGTCCGCTCGCCCGAGGACATCAAGCTCGTCCACTCGATCATGGACGAGGAGGGCGTGCGCCGCCCGGTCCTGGCCAAGGTGGAGAAGCCGGAGGCGGTGGACCACCTGGAGGCGATCGTGCTGGCCTTCGACGGCGTCATGGTCGCCCGCGGCGACCTCGGCGTCGAGCTGCCGCTGGACCAGGTGCCGCTGGTGCAGAAGCGCGCCGTGCAGCTCTGCCGGGAGAACGCCAAGGCCGTCATCGTGGCCACCCAGATGCTCGACTCGATGATCGAGAACTCCCGACCGACCCGCGCCGAGGCCTCCGACGTGGCGAACGCGGTGCTCGACGGCGCGGACGCGGTGATGCTCTCCGGCGAGACGAGCGTCGGCAAGTACCCGGTGCTCACCGTCAGCACCATGGCCAAGATCATCACCACCACCGAGGCCGGCTCGATCGCCGTCCCCCGGTTGCAGCACGACCCGCGTACGCACGGCGGCGCGCTCACCGTGGCCGCCTCCTCCATCGCCCGGGCCATCGGCGCGAAGGCCATGGTGGCGTTCTCGCAGACCGGCGACACCGTCAAGCGGCTCGCCCGGCTGCACTGCGACCTGCCGCTGCTGGCCTTCACGCCGGTGCCGGAGGTGCGCAACCAGCTCGCGCTCTCCTGGGGCGTGGAGACGTTCCTGATGCCGTTCGTCCAGCACACCGACGACATGTTCCGCCAGGTCGACCAGGCGCTGCTCGGCCTCAACCGGGCCAACCCGGGCGACTACGTGGTGATCGTGGCGGGCAGCCCGCCCGGCACCCCCGGCTCCACCAACACGCTGCGCGTGCACCAGCTGGGCTCGCTCGTGGACGCAGCCTCGGCGCGAGCGCTTCAGTGA
- a CDS encoding sulfite exporter TauE/SafE family protein: MRKLLVLALVGLAAQLVDGSLGMAYGLTSSTLLLFAGVAPAAASASVHLAEIGTTLAAGVSHWRFGNVDWRVVGRIALPGAIGAFAGATFLSSISTEAAAPWMAAILFTLGAYLLVRFSRPLRANRAAGRLRSRFLAPLGLVAGFVDATGGGGWGPVATPALLVSGRMEPRKVIGSVDTSEFVVAGAASVGFLIGLGTEGFLLPTVAALLIGGLIAAPIAAWLVRIVPAQLLGAVIGGVIVLTNARTLLSAGGVSGSAPVVVYVLLGVAWMVAVALAVRALRRTRRARATVDAALASASPTEAGESAQPGESVEPVEAAKSGQVPEPVATAEAAESRKLAAAVEG, from the coding sequence GTGCGCAAGCTGCTGGTCCTCGCCCTCGTCGGGCTCGCCGCGCAACTGGTCGACGGCTCGCTCGGCATGGCGTACGGGCTGACCTCCTCGACGCTGCTCCTGTTCGCCGGTGTCGCGCCGGCCGCCGCGTCGGCCTCGGTGCACCTGGCCGAGATCGGCACCACGCTCGCCGCGGGCGTCTCGCACTGGCGCTTCGGCAACGTCGACTGGCGGGTGGTTGGCCGGATCGCGCTGCCCGGCGCGATCGGCGCGTTCGCCGGGGCCACGTTCCTCAGCTCCATCTCCACCGAGGCCGCCGCGCCGTGGATGGCGGCCATCCTGTTCACGCTCGGCGCGTACCTGCTGGTGCGGTTCTCCCGGCCGTTGCGGGCAAACCGCGCCGCCGGCCGGCTGCGTAGCCGCTTCCTCGCCCCGCTGGGACTGGTCGCCGGCTTCGTCGACGCCACCGGCGGCGGAGGCTGGGGTCCGGTCGCCACCCCGGCGCTGCTGGTCTCCGGCCGGATGGAACCCCGCAAGGTCATCGGCTCGGTGGACACCTCCGAGTTCGTCGTGGCCGGCGCGGCGAGCGTCGGCTTCCTGATCGGCCTGGGCACCGAGGGCTTCCTGCTGCCCACAGTGGCCGCGCTCCTGATCGGTGGCCTGATCGCCGCGCCGATCGCGGCCTGGCTGGTCCGCATCGTTCCCGCCCAGCTGCTCGGCGCCGTGATCGGCGGCGTGATCGTGCTGACCAACGCCCGCACCCTGCTGAGCGCCGGTGGCGTGAGCGGCTCGGCGCCGGTGGTGGTCTACGTGCTGCTCGGCGTCGCCTGGATGGTCGCCGTCGCGCTGGCGGTGCGTGCGCTGCGCCGTACCCGCCGCGCCCGCGCCACAGTCGATGCGGCGCTGGCCTCCGCGTCGCCGACCGAGGCGGGGGAGTCCGCCCAGCCGGGGGAGTCCGTCGAGCCGGTGGAGGCCGCGAAGTCGGGGCAGGTCCCGGAGCCGGTGGCCACCGCCGAGGCCGCGGAGTCGCGGAAGCTCGCCGCCGCCGTCGAGGGCTGA
- a CDS encoding aldo/keto reductase, with protein MATSTQPAKASGSYRIGGDLRVDRLGYGAMQLTGPGVWGDPKDPAEAIRVLRRAYELGVTFIDTADSYGPFVSELLIREALHPYADDLVIATKAGLTRSGPDDWRPVGRPEYLRQQCELSLRHLGLDCIPLYQLHRVDAKVPLADQLGELALLRQEGKIRHIGLSQVSVEQIEAAREIVPIVSVQNLYNLADRGAEDVLAHCERHDLAFIPWFPIATGNLARPGGPLDAISTGHGATPAQLALAWLLRRSPVMLPIPGTSSVAHLEENVAAAEVELTDDEFEALAKAT; from the coding sequence ATGGCCACCAGCACCCAGCCCGCCAAGGCGTCGGGCAGCTACCGGATCGGTGGTGACCTGCGGGTCGACCGCCTCGGCTACGGGGCGATGCAGCTCACCGGCCCCGGCGTGTGGGGCGACCCGAAGGACCCGGCCGAGGCGATACGGGTGCTGCGCCGCGCGTACGAGCTTGGCGTCACGTTCATCGACACCGCCGACTCGTACGGGCCGTTCGTCAGTGAGCTGCTGATCCGCGAGGCGCTGCACCCGTACGCCGACGACCTGGTCATCGCGACCAAGGCCGGGCTGACCCGGTCCGGCCCGGACGACTGGCGGCCGGTGGGGCGCCCGGAGTACCTGCGCCAGCAGTGTGAGCTGAGCCTGCGCCACCTGGGCCTGGACTGCATCCCGCTCTACCAGCTGCACCGCGTCGACGCGAAGGTGCCGCTGGCCGACCAGCTCGGCGAGCTGGCGCTGCTGCGGCAGGAGGGCAAGATCCGGCACATCGGGCTCTCGCAGGTCAGCGTCGAGCAGATCGAGGCGGCCCGGGAGATCGTCCCGATCGTGTCCGTGCAGAACCTGTACAACCTGGCCGACCGCGGCGCGGAGGACGTGCTGGCGCACTGCGAGCGTCACGACCTGGCGTTCATCCCCTGGTTCCCGATCGCCACCGGCAACCTGGCCCGGCCCGGCGGCCCGCTGGACGCGATCTCGACCGGCCACGGCGCCACCCCGGCGCAGCTCGCGCTGGCCTGGCTGCTGCGCCGGTCGCCGGTGATGCTGCCGATCCCGGGTACGTCGTCGGTGGCGCATCTGGAGGAGAACGTCGCGGCGGCCGAGGTGGAGCTGACCGACGACGAGTTCGAGGCGCTGGCCAAGGCGACCTGA
- a CDS encoding RrF2 family transcriptional regulator, which yields MRLSARVDYALRAAAELASVADGTAERSRPVTAEQIARSQDIPPKFLESILLQLRRGGIVHAQRGPEGGYWLARPAGEISLAEVIRVIDGPLAHVRGQRPEQLGYHGAARALQDVWIALRASEREILELVTIADVASGALPGRVNELAADPRAWS from the coding sequence ATGCGTCTTTCCGCCCGGGTCGACTATGCCCTCCGCGCGGCCGCTGAGCTGGCCTCGGTCGCGGACGGGACCGCCGAGCGGAGTCGCCCGGTGACCGCCGAGCAGATCGCCCGGTCCCAGGACATCCCGCCGAAGTTCCTGGAGAGCATCCTGCTCCAGCTTCGCCGGGGCGGCATCGTGCACGCCCAGCGTGGCCCCGAGGGTGGCTACTGGCTGGCCCGGCCGGCGGGCGAGATCTCCCTGGCCGAGGTGATCCGCGTCATCGACGGTCCGCTCGCGCACGTGCGCGGCCAGCGTCCGGAACAGCTCGGCTACCACGGCGCGGCCCGCGCGTTGCAGGACGTCTGGATCGCGTTGCGGGCCAGCGAGCGGGAGATCCTGGAGCTGGTCACGATCGCCGACGTGGCCTCCGGCGCCCTGCCCGGCCGGGTCAACGAGCTGGCCGCCGACCCGCGCGCCTGGAGCTGA
- a CDS encoding acyl-CoA thioesterase, whose amino-acid sequence MSAAATGQAAVDQLLEVLDLARTGEMAFRGMSPPVGPQRVYGGQVAGQALVAAGRTVDAERAVHSLHGYFVRPGDPAEPIEYQVENVRDGRSFSVRRSVALQHDKPIFFMSASFQRQDEGLDHHAPLPPDVPGPDDVPTMADRLARYPERLGIWGMIPRPIDVRYVGEPGWVRPGDRPAEPHQRVWMRVDGKLPDDPLLHACALTYASDLTLLDSVLSVHGEVWGPGGVVGASLDHALWFHRSFRADEWFLYDCWSPSASGARGLATGRMFTADGRHIASAVQEGLLRRVGGAAREAAD is encoded by the coding sequence GTGAGTGCTGCGGCGACCGGGCAGGCGGCGGTCGACCAGCTGCTGGAGGTGCTCGACCTCGCCCGTACCGGGGAGATGGCCTTCCGGGGCATGAGCCCGCCGGTGGGCCCGCAGCGGGTCTACGGCGGGCAGGTCGCCGGGCAGGCCCTGGTCGCGGCCGGCCGCACCGTCGACGCGGAGCGGGCCGTGCACTCCCTGCACGGCTACTTCGTGCGCCCCGGTGATCCGGCCGAGCCGATCGAGTACCAGGTGGAGAACGTCCGGGACGGCCGGTCCTTCTCGGTGCGCCGCTCGGTGGCGCTGCAGCACGACAAGCCGATCTTCTTCATGTCGGCGTCGTTCCAGCGGCAGGACGAAGGGCTGGACCACCACGCCCCGCTGCCGCCGGACGTGCCCGGTCCGGACGACGTGCCGACCATGGCCGACCGGCTCGCCCGCTACCCGGAGCGGCTCGGCATCTGGGGGATGATCCCGCGCCCGATCGACGTGCGCTACGTCGGCGAGCCCGGCTGGGTACGCCCCGGCGACCGCCCGGCCGAACCGCACCAGCGGGTGTGGATGCGCGTGGACGGCAAGCTGCCGGACGACCCGCTGCTGCACGCTTGCGCGCTCACGTACGCCTCCGACCTGACGCTGCTGGACTCGGTGCTGTCCGTGCACGGCGAGGTGTGGGGTCCGGGCGGCGTGGTCGGCGCGAGCCTCGACCACGCGTTGTGGTTCCACAGGTCGTTCCGCGCCGACGAGTGGTTCCTGTACGACTGCTGGAGCCCGTCCGCGTCGGGCGCCCGTGGCCTGGCCACCGGCCGCATGTTCACCGCCGACGGGCGGCACATCGCCAGCGCCGTGCAGGAGGGACTGCTGCGCCGGGTCGGCGGGGCGGCCCGCGAGGCAGCGGACTAG
- a CDS encoding YciI family protein, whose amino-acid sequence MGATPQLDFALDTYECIVLYPGPSGRALPDETVQRLQAEHLQHMRALQRRGIVLVDGSVDGPAREPDPPIGFGLARTGSVDDVRSVMEADPAVQAGLYRVEVLTFLCPAGSLEFPLVKTES is encoded by the coding sequence ATGGGCGCGACGCCACAGCTCGACTTCGCGCTGGACACGTACGAGTGCATCGTGCTCTACCCGGGGCCCTCCGGCCGGGCCCTGCCGGATGAGACCGTGCAGCGGCTGCAGGCCGAGCATCTGCAGCACATGCGGGCGCTGCAACGGCGCGGCATCGTGCTCGTCGACGGCTCGGTGGACGGCCCGGCCCGGGAACCGGACCCGCCGATCGGTTTCGGCCTGGCGCGCACCGGCTCGGTGGACGACGTGCGCAGCGTCATGGAGGCCGACCCGGCGGTGCAGGCCGGTCTCTACCGGGTCGAGGTGCTGACCTTCCTCTGCCCGGCCGGCTCGCTGGAGTTCCCGCTGGTCAAGACGGAGAGCTGA